In one Methylocystis iwaonis genomic region, the following are encoded:
- the amoC gene encoding bacterial ammonia monooxygenase, subunit AmoC, translating to MSISTQTAVGVADDAKPIVDLRGLWIGLALLNSFYLIVRIYEQIYGWRAGLDSFAPEFQTYWMSILWTEIPLELISGLALAGYLWKTRVRDMSTVTPRQEMRSIVDNVKWLVCYAAAIYWGASFFTEQDGTWHMTVIRDTDFTPSHIIEFYMSYPIYSILAIGCFFHAKTRIPYFSKGYSLAYLIVSIGPFMIIPNVGLNEWGHTFWFMEELFVAPLHWGFVFFGWMALGVFGVVLQLLLNVHRLLGKEGVALLTGE from the coding sequence ATGAGCATATCAACGCAGACTGCGGTCGGCGTGGCTGACGACGCCAAGCCAATCGTTGACCTCAGAGGCCTATGGATCGGACTTGCTCTTCTCAACAGCTTCTATCTGATCGTGCGCATCTACGAGCAAATCTACGGCTGGCGCGCGGGGCTCGATTCCTTCGCGCCCGAGTTCCAGACCTACTGGATGTCGATCCTGTGGACGGAAATTCCGCTGGAGCTCATTTCAGGGCTGGCGCTCGCCGGCTATCTCTGGAAGACCCGCGTGCGCGACATGTCGACCGTCACGCCGCGTCAGGAGATGCGCTCCATCGTCGATAATGTGAAATGGCTCGTCTGCTACGCCGCGGCGATCTACTGGGGCGCCTCCTTCTTCACCGAGCAGGATGGCACTTGGCATATGACGGTGATTCGCGACACCGACTTCACTCCGTCGCATATCATCGAATTCTACATGAGCTATCCGATCTACTCGATCCTGGCGATTGGCTGTTTCTTCCATGCGAAGACGCGGATCCCCTACTTCTCGAAGGGCTATTCGCTCGCCTATCTGATCGTGTCGATTGGCCCATTCATGATCATCCCGAACGTTGGTCTCAATGAATGGGGCCACACCTTCTGGTTCATGGAAGAGCTGTTCGTGGCTCCGCTGCACTGGGGCTTCGTGTTCTTCGGTTGGATGGCTCTCGGCGTGTTCGGCGTCGTGTTGCAGCTCCTGCTGAACGTCCATCGACTGCTCGGCAAGGAAGGCGTCGCCCTTCTTACTGGCGAGTAA